From the genome of Halorussus caseinilyticus, one region includes:
- a CDS encoding ABC transporter permease, with product MSRQSVNRLFAVVGRELTTVVRTRAFLALAGGFAAVVAVLAWTAGAVGYVPLVLDLLTPVEVLVPALALAFGYRSVLGDDERGELDVIRTYPVSRATFVLGVYLGRAAALLVALVVPLLGVALLVPAFGGVGTTVIASHAAMDSPLLYLRFVVLTAAFALVLMGAALAISTTAGTTRAGIVVAVALGVALVVGFDAGIVAGLAGGVVPEGALELVLALSPNSAFRGLVLETVVGGVESGAPAASPVASVLGLLLWLVGTLAVAVVTVWPESRR from the coding sequence ATGAGCCGCCAGTCGGTCAACCGACTCTTCGCGGTCGTGGGCCGGGAGTTGACGACGGTCGTCCGGACCCGGGCGTTCCTCGCGCTCGCCGGAGGATTCGCCGCAGTCGTGGCGGTGCTGGCGTGGACCGCTGGCGCTGTCGGCTACGTTCCGCTGGTCCTCGACCTGCTCACGCCCGTCGAGGTGCTGGTGCCCGCGCTGGCGCTGGCGTTCGGCTATCGGTCGGTCCTCGGCGACGACGAGCGCGGCGAACTCGACGTGATTCGGACCTACCCCGTCTCGCGGGCGACATTCGTCCTCGGGGTCTACCTCGGGCGCGCGGCGGCGTTGCTGGTCGCACTCGTCGTCCCGCTTCTGGGGGTCGCCCTGCTAGTACCCGCCTTCGGCGGCGTCGGGACGACGGTCATCGCCTCCCACGCCGCGATGGACTCGCCACTGCTCTACCTCCGGTTCGTCGTCCTCACGGCCGCGTTCGCACTGGTTCTGATGGGCGCGGCACTGGCGATTTCCACGACTGCGGGGACGACCCGCGCGGGCATCGTGGTCGCGGTCGCGCTCGGGGTGGCGCTCGTGGTCGGGTTCGACGCGGGCATCGTCGCCGGACTCGCTGGCGGCGTCGTCCCCGAGGGTGCGCTCGAGCTGGTCCTCGCGCTGAGTCCGAACAGCGCCTTCCGGGGTCTCGTGCTGGAGACTGTCGTCGGCGGTGTCGAATCGGGCGCTCCCGCCGCCTCACCCGTGGCGAGCGTCCTCGGCCTCCTGCTGTGGTTGGTCGGGACGCTCGCCGTCGCGGTGGTGACGGTGTGGCCGGAGTCGCGGCGGTAG
- a CDS encoding ABC transporter ATP-binding protein, whose translation MTDRTHSERPSDRETDESDDRETAESSERTTVLDVAGLGHSFGEVDVFSDLTFSVESGTVTALVGPNGSGKTTLLRAVLGLLEPDEGSVSLAAPAASDDGTGGKTNETTGEKPTAETGGKTNETTGREVGYLPQSPTFRPAFTVAETLRFYADLLDREVDVSAVVERVGLSEASDRRVETLSGGMTRLLGVGQAILGDPPIVVLDEPTGDLDPRMTEYIFDLVADLADDGMAVLLATHNLSGAEEADTVLLLDHGDVVADGSPDDFVARTDADTFRGAFLELTGGTRPDAADETTAPTVSVRTQGDE comes from the coding sequence ATGACGGACAGAACTCACTCCGAACGACCGAGCGACCGAGAGACCGACGAGTCGGACGACAGAGAGACTGCCGAATCGAGCGAGCGGACGACGGTCCTCGACGTGGCGGGTCTCGGCCACTCGTTCGGCGAGGTAGACGTGTTCTCGGACCTGACGTTCTCGGTCGAGTCGGGCACCGTCACCGCGCTGGTCGGCCCGAACGGGTCTGGGAAGACGACGCTCCTACGGGCCGTTCTCGGCCTGTTGGAACCCGACGAGGGGTCGGTGTCGCTCGCGGCCCCGGCCGCGAGCGACGACGGGACGGGTGGGAAGACGAACGAGACGACCGGCGAGAAGCCGACCGCCGAGACTGGGGGGAAGACGAACGAGACGACCGGCCGCGAGGTCGGCTACCTCCCGCAGAGTCCGACGTTCCGCCCGGCGTTCACCGTCGCCGAGACCCTCCGGTTCTACGCCGACCTGCTGGACCGCGAGGTAGACGTGTCGGCCGTCGTGGAGCGCGTCGGCCTGTCGGAGGCGAGCGACCGCCGGGTAGAAACCCTCTCGGGCGGGATGACGCGGCTTCTCGGAGTCGGACAGGCGATTCTGGGCGACCCGCCGATAGTCGTCTTGGACGAACCCACCGGCGACTTGGACCCCCGGATGACCGAGTACATCTTCGACCTCGTGGCCGACCTCGCAGACGACGGAATGGCGGTCCTGCTTGCGACTCACAACCTCTCGGGGGCCGAGGAAGCAGACACCGTTCTCCTGCTCGACCACGGCGACGTGGTGGCCGACGGGTCGCCCGACGACTTCGTGGCCCGGACCGACGCCGACACCTTTCGGGGGGCGTTCCTCGAACTCACGGGCGGCACGCGCCCCGACGCGGCCGACGAGACGACCGCGCCGACCGTCAGCGTCCGGACGCAGGGTGACGAATGA